The following proteins are encoded in a genomic region of Pleurocapsa minor HA4230-MV1:
- a CDS encoding transposase, with translation MKVTTTLKLKFHSLNGVKAQMFAETTAACTELANELIKLPIAERKKLTTAQVRMHQSVARRDLPANAGCVLTSLKSALANQVIRHCKGKAGKKTKKFKLLPPEVNCQNWRLFKVGDIYSVSFPTLHGIKRVPISVKSHYWQPILDRLLDNDPKLTKGTLKLCQYRNKWYALISITEEVPEVIVDNRVGVDRGQNQIAVAVPKKGFGLFFSGKQVKHRRRKFQQRRKQLQKAGKYRAVKRLEQKEQRWMRAVNHTVSRRIVDFADWQNADLMLEDLSGCRQTMKQRKKSRSDNAESRHAWAYYDLGQKLEYKMAKLGRQVHVRPPHYSSKTSSVNGVIGKRNGHWFKCTSGAILNSDFNAGKNLAIWDYRSCPVDFHRPAPVIDADNLLDGVFGNPQNSMNIINGRAEQLCLFDTTNYETRRENPTFLASA, from the coding sequence ATGAAAGTCACCACCACTTTGAAACTTAAATTTCATAGTCTTAACGGCGTTAAAGCACAAATGTTTGCTGAGACGACAGCAGCTTGTACTGAACTGGCTAACGAGCTAATAAAGCTACCGATTGCAGAACGAAAAAAGTTAACTACTGCGCAGGTGCGAATGCACCAGAGCGTCGCTAGACGCGACTTGCCTGCTAACGCAGGCTGCGTACTAACATCTCTAAAATCGGCATTAGCTAATCAAGTTATTCGTCATTGCAAAGGCAAAGCTGGCAAAAAAACCAAGAAATTCAAGCTGCTACCTCCAGAGGTTAATTGCCAAAATTGGAGGCTGTTTAAAGTTGGTGACATTTATTCCGTGTCTTTCCCTACTTTGCATGGGATTAAGCGAGTTCCTATATCGGTTAAAAGTCATTATTGGCAACCTATATTAGATAGGTTGTTGGACAATGATCCAAAATTAACTAAAGGCACATTAAAGCTATGCCAATATCGAAATAAATGGTATGCCTTAATCTCAATCACCGAGGAAGTTCCAGAGGTGATCGTTGATAATCGAGTTGGGGTAGATAGAGGTCAAAACCAAATAGCTGTAGCCGTTCCCAAAAAGGGATTTGGTTTATTCTTTTCTGGGAAACAGGTCAAACATCGTCGTCGCAAATTTCAGCAACGTAGAAAGCAGCTACAAAAAGCTGGTAAATATCGTGCTGTAAAAAGACTTGAGCAAAAAGAACAGCGCTGGATGAGAGCGGTTAATCACACTGTATCTCGTCGTATTGTTGATTTTGCTGACTGGCAAAATGCAGACTTAATGCTGGAAGATTTGTCTGGTTGTCGTCAGACGATGAAGCAAAGAAAAAAGTCTCGCTCTGACAATGCCGAATCTCGTCATGCCTGGGCATACTACGATCTTGGGCAAAAACTAGAATATAAGATGGCAAAACTTGGACGACAAGTTCATGTTAGACCACCTCATTATTCTTCCAAAACCTCATCGGTTAATGGTGTTATCGGGAAGCGAAATGGTCATTGGTTTAAATGTACCAGTGGCGCAATTTTAAACTCTGATTTTAATGCTGGGAAAAATCTCGCTATTTGGGATTATCGCAGTTGTCCAGTAGATTTTCACAGACCTGCACCCGTAATAGATGCAGACAATCTACTGGACGGGGTATTTGGCAATCCCCAGAACTCCATGAACATCATAAATGGAAGAGCAGAGCAATTGTGCCTGTTCGATACTACCAATTATGAGACTAGACGGGAGAATCCCACGTTTTTAGCGTCAGCGTAA
- the tnpA gene encoding IS200/IS605 family transposase, whose protein sequence is MSQSYRRTNTTVSLINYHFIWIPRRRRKVLVGAVKTRVTELIYEKANELDCKIISLAVEPEHIHLFLNCSPGIAPKQIMHRIKGYSSYILRKEFPHLKKMPSMWTRSYFVSTAGNVSSSTIEKYIAAQGKV, encoded by the coding sequence ATGAGTCAATCCTATAGACGAACAAATACTACTGTATCTTTAATTAATTACCACTTTATCTGGATACCTCGTCGTAGAAGAAAAGTGTTAGTTGGTGCTGTTAAAACTAGAGTCACTGAGTTGATCTACGAAAAAGCTAACGAATTAGACTGCAAAATCATTAGTCTTGCCGTAGAACCTGAGCATATCCATCTTTTTCTCAACTGTTCTCCTGGCATTGCACCAAAACAAATCATGCACCGTATCAAAGGCTATTCATCTTATATATTGAGGAAAGAGTTTCCGCATTTAAAAAAGATGCCTAGTATGTGGACTAGGAGCTATTTTGTCTCTACTGCTGGCAATGTTTCTAGTAGTACAATTGAGAAATATATAGCTGCTCAAGGGAAAGTTTAA
- a CDS encoding filamentous hemagglutinin N-terminal domain-containing protein — translation MYKILAQCSLIAFSLSYTLISQAQITPDDTLGAENSEVNSIDELRDRIEGGAVRGDNLFHSFEEFNVGEGAIVNFDNPAGIANIFSRVTGGNISEIFGSLGIEGAANLFLMNPNGIVFGENSAINVNGSFLATTAENIEFNNGDVFSASSPNIPTLTIDFPIGLGFGSNSGEIKVQGSGHELRLADTSSISDAFNAPIIDSQKIQSGFNISSEKTLSLIGNKVTLDGGILANPSGEIEISSIESGIVGINLSSQKLTFDYLRTTGFQDIVISNNSLISTSGFPGGNINITGKNLFLSNKSLVLNSNFDGKPSGNINVDISGSINLVGITSPSSFTESTGARKPSVFRPWMNCDTGALAPVKLSLEQLYISQLYY, via the coding sequence ATGTATAAGATATTAGCTCAATGTTCTTTAATAGCTTTTTCCCTTAGTTATACCTTAATTAGTCAAGCACAAATAACCCCTGATGATACATTGGGTGCGGAAAACTCAGAAGTAAATTCAATTGATGAATTGCGCGATCGCATTGAAGGAGGAGCGGTTAGAGGCGACAACTTATTTCACAGCTTTGAAGAATTCAACGTAGGTGAGGGTGCTATTGTTAATTTTGACAATCCCGCAGGAATAGCAAATATCTTTTCTCGCGTTACTGGAGGGAATATTTCGGAAATTTTCGGCTCATTGGGAATAGAGGGTGCAGCCAATCTATTTTTGATGAATCCTAACGGAATTGTTTTTGGCGAAAATTCAGCAATTAATGTTAATGGCTCTTTTTTAGCGACAACTGCTGAAAATATTGAATTTAACAACGGCGATGTCTTTAGTGCGAGTTCGCCTAATATTCCCACATTGACAATTGATTTTCCGATTGGATTAGGGTTTGGCAGTAATTCAGGAGAAATTAAAGTTCAAGGTTCTGGACATGAACTAAGATTAGCTGATACATCAAGTATTTCTGATGCTTTTAATGCACCAATAATTGATTCACAAAAAATTCAGTCAGGATTCAATATATCATCCGAAAAAACTTTGTCTTTAATCGGAAATAAGGTTACATTAGACGGTGGAATTTTAGCGAATCCTTCTGGAGAGATCGAAATTAGTAGCATTGAATCTGGAATAGTTGGAATCAACCTTTCATCTCAGAAATTAACATTCGACTATTTGAGAACGACTGGTTTTCAAGATATTGTAATAAGCAATAATTCTTTAATAAGTACGAGTGGCTTTCCAGGAGGAAATATTAATATCACAGGAAAGAATTTATTTCTTTCAAATAAATCCTTGGTTTTGAACTCAAACTTTGATGGGAAGCCTTCTGGAAATATAAATGTAGATATAAGTGGCTCGATTAACTTAGTAGGAATAACTTCTCCATCGAGTTTTACAGAAAGCACGGGAGCAAGAAAGCCAAGCGTCTTTAGACCTTGGATGAATTGCGACACGGGGGCTTTAGCCCCAGTTAAACTTTCCCTTGAGCAGCTATATATTTCTCAATTGTACTACTAG